A single window of Asticcacaulis sp. MM231 DNA harbors:
- a CDS encoding LysR family transcriptional regulator: protein MQSLNWDDLRLFLAVARTGKLNSAAAKLKLDHSTVARRLKGLEAAIGGLLLHRSPQGISLTPSGQVLLSHAERIEAEMLTAADAVGAQRLEISGTVRVVTPEAFGAWFLATRLHGLYERHPGIELELVPDTRHVSLSKREADLMVTLTPPIQGRLVTSKLVDYQLGLYASHDYLKTKAMPVTIDDLRDSPFVWYIDDLLDVPELKFLDSVISGARTVFRSSSITAQHNAIASGLGFGLLHDFVARQDKRLSCVLLDLVAVRRAYWLSIHADHQRLPRVRAVADFIAATVREARAMF from the coding sequence ATGCAGAGCTTAAACTGGGACGATCTGCGCCTTTTTCTGGCGGTGGCCCGCACCGGCAAACTCAACAGCGCCGCCGCAAAACTCAAGCTTGACCACTCCACAGTGGCTAGGCGCCTCAAGGGACTGGAAGCAGCGATCGGCGGCCTTTTGCTGCATCGCTCACCTCAGGGCATAAGCCTTACGCCCAGCGGCCAGGTGTTGCTGTCGCACGCTGAGCGTATTGAAGCTGAAATGCTCACGGCCGCCGACGCAGTGGGCGCGCAACGCCTTGAAATTTCGGGCACCGTGCGCGTGGTGACACCCGAAGCCTTCGGCGCGTGGTTCCTGGCAACGCGCCTGCATGGCCTTTACGAGCGCCACCCCGGCATCGAACTGGAACTTGTGCCCGACACCCGCCACGTCAGTCTGTCAAAACGCGAAGCCGATCTGATGGTGACCCTGACACCGCCTATTCAAGGCCGGCTCGTCACCAGCAAACTGGTTGACTATCAGCTCGGGCTGTACGCTTCGCACGACTATCTTAAGACCAAAGCCATGCCAGTCACCATAGATGATCTGCGCGACAGCCCCTTCGTCTGGTACATCGATGACTTGCTAGATGTGCCCGAACTGAAGTTCCTCGACTCCGTGATTTCGGGTGCGCGCACGGTGTTCCGATCCAGTTCGATTACCGCGCAGCATAATGCCATCGCGTCGGGCCTGGGCTTTGGATTGCTGCACGATTTCGTGGCGCGGCAGGACAAGCGTCTGTCATGCGTTCTGCTCGATCTGGTTGCGGTACGACGCGCCTACTGGCTATCGATTCATGCCGACCACCAGCGCCTGCCGCGTGTCCGGGCTGTGGCTGATTTTATTGCCGCCACGGTGCGCGAAGCCCGCGCGATGTTTTAG
- a CDS encoding flagellin translates to MNSINTNVGAMVALQSLNKISADLLVAQNRISTGLKVASAKDDGAAYAIAQRQRSSVKSLDAVKDSLSRNSSVVDVALTAGESVSELLTELKERALAASDTSLDSTARAALRADFVSIRDQITKTLSNSSFNGINLLNGSRSSIAALANEHGTSRLTVAAQNMSLGGSIVTLSAGADFSTASGAASLLSSLDSSINNVSAALARLGTSSKALDNHMTFIGKLQDTMTVGIGKLVDADLALESVKLQALQVKQQLAIQVLSISSQSQSWVLNLFR, encoded by the coding sequence GTGAACTCCATCAATACCAATGTTGGGGCCATGGTGGCCCTGCAAAGCCTGAACAAAATCTCGGCTGACCTTCTGGTCGCGCAGAACCGCATCTCCACGGGTCTTAAGGTGGCAAGCGCCAAGGATGACGGCGCGGCCTACGCCATCGCGCAACGCCAGCGCTCATCGGTGAAGTCGCTTGATGCGGTCAAGGATTCCCTGTCGCGCAATAGTTCCGTTGTCGATGTCGCGCTGACCGCAGGTGAATCCGTTTCAGAGCTCTTGACCGAGCTCAAGGAAAGGGCTTTGGCGGCTTCTGACACATCGCTTGATTCCACAGCGCGCGCGGCATTGCGCGCCGATTTCGTCTCTATTCGTGACCAGATCACCAAAACCCTATCCAATTCCTCTTTTAACGGCATCAACCTTCTCAACGGTTCCAGGTCGTCGATCGCGGCCCTGGCCAATGAACATGGCACAAGCCGGCTTACCGTGGCGGCACAGAACATGTCTCTGGGGGGATCAATTGTGACCTTGTCTGCCGGCGCGGATTTTTCGACGGCCTCGGGGGCGGCCAGTCTGCTGTCCTCACTCGATTCTTCTATCAACAATGTGTCGGCGGCTCTGGCGAGGTTAGGTACGTCTTCGAAGGCTCTGGATAATCACATGACGTTTATCGGAAAGCTCCAGGACACTATGACGGTCGGCATCGGCAAACTGGTCGATGCGGATCTGGCACTCGAAAGCGTCAAACTCCAGGCGCTGCAAGTGAAGCAGCAACTGGCTATCCAGGTGCTGTCGATATCCAGCCAGTCCCAGTCATGGGTGCTTAACCTTTTCCGCTGA